From the genome of Equus przewalskii isolate Varuska chromosome 23, EquPr2, whole genome shotgun sequence:
taaaaattcagcaaTTGGTCAAATCGTCTATTTGactgaaaacataagaaaaagccACAGGCACAATTCCTGGCTTTATGTCTGTAGACGGTCATCCTTCACTTAATGTACAATCACTatcattttggtattttaaaaagaattcatttattcaacaaccaTTTGGTTGGTGACTACTGCAGAGCAGACATCCTGCTAGTGCCAGGGACCCAGAGAGGACTCGGGCAAGTTCCCTCATCTCAAGGAGGCTGCCACCTAGTGGGAGGGGCCGAAATACAATTGAGTAGGGGAATAAAATGAGTTGAGTGATAGAACAGTGGTGGTGACAAAGTTCCAAGGGAGCAGGGAAGATAGCACAACTTAATTTTATCTAGAGAATTCAGAAAAACTGTAGGAAGAGGAGAAGTTTATAAGTAATTATGTGTGGAGCTGGGATGGGTATTCCAAGTAAAAGGAAGCAACGTGTGAGGAGTATAAAAGAGGATGGCACGTTTAGCTGGTGGCAGACACGTTTGTTCAGTCTAGAGGTTTGGGAGCATATGAGGGAGTGATGGAAGGCGAATCTGAAAGGAAAAGCAGTGTTAGATCTTGAATGACTCTGCACACGACAATGAGAGATTTGAAATGAATCCTGTAGGCAATGGGAATTAGCACAGAGGTTTTCAGTAGGAAAATGGCATCATTAGATTAAGGCTTTGGAATGAATACTCTGGCAGTGCTGTGGAGAATAGACTGGAAAGGGAGGAGACCCAGGACTGGGAAGCTAGTTGGTCTACTGCAATGGTCCTAACAAGGGATGATGAGGGCCTGCCTTGAGCAGtgtggaaagagaggaggagacatAGTGAAGAGCTGTTTGGAAGGGAGACTTAGCGCGGCTTGGTGGAGAATGACATCTGGGTGGAGTGCAGCGAGTCTAAGACGACCTCCAGGTATCCGTATTTGGAAACTGGGTGGAAAATGGCACGTTACTTCAAATCAAGGAGTAATAGTAATAGGAGGAGAAGCATTTTGAGTAGAAAGATGTGATCAGAGTTTAGGAACTGATGGTGTAGCCAGGTGGAGATAACTAAAAAGGTGTTCTGAAGTTCAGGGTGAAGTCTGGCTGGAAAATTAAATGCTGTTAATGAAAAATCTCTTAGAGGTagggccagctggtggcacagcggttaagtgtgcacattctgcttcggcagcccagtgttcccTGGTTCGattcccggtgtggacatggcactgcttgacaagccatgctgtggtaggcgtcccacatataaagtagaggaagatgggcacggatgttagctcagggccggtcttcctcaccaaaaagaggaggattggcaacagatgttagctcagggctgatcttcctcaaaaaaaaaaaaatctcttagagGTTAACCTGTAATTTGTATTGAAATATAGGACTTTATTTTCATATCCCTAATAGTAATGGCACACCTTTTCGCTACACACacaattaataaatacattttataagtgcctatgtaaaacaaaataagacaaaagagcCCAACACAACAAATTGAGTGCCAGAAAAGTTGCAATGCAACAAAAACACTCAAATTGAAACCCTGCTGGAGGCAGTGCAAATTGAAACTGCATTTTGGGAGGATTGTATCTCACAATATGCAGCAAGAGCTGcaaagatgatcatgtgattttgcCTAGTAATCCTACTCCTGGTTATCAAAGGGAAATAATTCAGGATGTATTCGTGAAAAATTACCTTATAGATGTGATCTATACAACTAGTTATAAGAGAATGGTTCaacgtgtgtgtatatgtttactCGGAGTAGAAACATAAAGACTATGAAGAAACATGGGAAGATATTTACATTGATGTTAAAATAGTTATAATTGTCACAATTATGCAAACATATGTATACCAACACAGGCTCActggaaaaacattaaaaatgaaaactgtcaGAATGGTAAGATTGtagacaattttctctttttttcccaaaataaagtTCACGTAAGGACaacttttcaaaagctttttaaaaggtATATGTTGAGTTGCAATAAAGCAAACAAGTGCATATAGACGTGCTTCAAACactcttatttaaatgtttcttaagtACCTGGGGAGGGCGCTGTAAAGAAATGAGGGTCACttgagagagggcagaggagagaaatgaggagaaaaggaaggcgAAGGAATGAGCAGCTCAgcggggcagcagcagcccttTGCCCCCCAAGGGAGTCACTAGGGCTGGCATCAGGGGCTCAGGATCCATGGTGGCAGAAGCCTCAGGTGACACGACAGCAGATGTTACACTGGGTAGGTGGGAGAGCAGGACCACAGGGACCACCCACCTCATCCTCGTGCTGGGCCATGACACTGACATGGCCTTGGGGAATGTCTGCAGTGGAAGATTTAAATTTAGACTGATGGCAGAAGATGAGACAACCACATTTCTTTATGCATACATTTGGGTTCATTGACACGTTAACCacaggagaaggggaaagggccACAAGGTGTGGGGTGAGTACGAGTGGAGGCAAAGgaactttttttcaaagaaaaaaagcaccaGTCTTGCAAAGACTTTCCGTGATTCCACACCCGCCTCGAAAGCCCCCTCTTACCACAGGAAGTGCGCTGACCATTAGAGGGATAAAAGAGGCTCGAGAGCAGCATGCTTCATTCTCTGCCTGCACAGCTCACAGGACCTCAGCCATGCGACCTCTCCTCCTGGCCTTGCTCGGGATCTGCTGTCTCACGGCGCAGGTTGTGGAAGGTAAGTCGAAAGGCGGCTTATGAGATAAGGAACAGATACGCAGGCAGGTGGGCATACGTTTTGGTTTTGACTGGAGTAAACTGCTTCCCCAAGGTAAGCCTCAGACTTGCCCTATGCAAAATGGGAGTGATAATTTTGACTCTAGAGGACCTTGTAAATTCTGAAGATAGAACCTGGTTAGAATCTGGACGGGTACTTTTCGTAACTGAGAGATTTTGGATAAAATTCTTAACCTCTCTCGGCCTACACTTACTTATCTATAAGTTGAATATAATAACAGATACTCTTACCTgggattaaaatgaaataaatcttatGATCACTTATTAGATTTCCTCACAAGTAGTTCTTTCTTGATTAATGTTAGCTGTAGAATGGTGGTGATGATTATATATGCCTTTGTAGCTTTTGGCTATTTAGTATGGATCTTGATAAATTCTCAAAAATGTTGAGAGTTCAGTCACAATGTGGGAGTGTATGTTCTGAAGCAAAtcaatgttttctatttaaaaaaatgactggaAGCTCAGACCTTCATACTCAGGAAATCAGTATAATCTCTAAGTAGATAGGAGACTATTCTTACTGCTCTGAGAGTTGCTCCTATTTATGATAAACTTCTTGAGTTTATAAGAGACGATATGATAAAGCTAACAAATAGATCAAGGGCTTAAACACAACCAAATAAGCCTGCAAGAACACCAGACGAGACTTAGATGTCCTGAGCCAGACCTGAGCGTTCTACACATGTTTCTTAAACGATCATCTTTTTCCAATTGGTTGGAGTGTATTTCTCCTTGTGGctctggaaagaagagagaatatccTTTGGGTATAATTAATGTTTCAGTTAACTCTTCTTTCAACTTCTTGATTTGTAGACTTGTTCCTTACACTAGAATATCTGAATTCAGTCATGGATCCCTAAGGCTGTCCATGAATAGCGGTGGCAAACTCTGGAACTCCCTGAAattgtgcaaaaaataaaaaatattgatgaaacaAAAAAGTTTGAGACTACTAAATTAGGCCAAATACTACAACATGGCTGGCATGTTGCCGAGATGCTAGGTGTGCCCTACCTGGGTAGGGAAAGGACGCTCTGTTGGAGGCTGAGGAAGCCTGCAATTGCTTGGCTCAGACTCCCAGGTTTTCTAACTTGAATGACTTCTCCAGGGTCCACTGGGGCTTAGCTTCTTATGTACAGCAGTGGGACAAAGCAATCTCTGGTTTGACTCAACTCTGCAACTTGAGCGAAGGTGGTGTCATcataacacagacacacaaatgttGCTGAGAATAAGGAGGTTTTGAGGTTTAAAGTCCGGCAGGATTCTCTGGATCTTGGGAGTCTGTGCTAGATACTTCACAGAGAGAGACATTATTTCTTAAGAagtgagagaaatagagaaaacaaagcagatcTCCCTCTTTTGCTGGGTTCAGAGATGATTCAACATTCAAAATAAATTGGCAAAGATACAGGGTAAAGAATGTGTAGACTGGGTACTGAGAACGAGAAAGGATTGGTGAAGAAAGGCAATGTTAGGGAGCACCTTTTGTTtagtttcatgttttaaaaaaagccttCTGGTATCAGCCACACTACAGATCAAACTTGATCATCATCAGCTGGTACTTTAGATGCTTTTTCACTGAATATTTCTCTGGGAAGCAAATACCAGTCTCTTCAGCTTAGGAGAAAATCAGCACTTAGAAACCTTGATTAGATTTTACAAAACCCTTAATATTGTTAACTCTCCTCTtaagttattttcctttctccagtgtaagATGTTCTCTGGACTATAACGTTTAATTCTGCTTGCGCCATTTGTATTGAGGATGATTACTTTGTGAACGGCTTCCTTTATATCTCTcacattttaccatttaaaatgagaatatctttatttatttggtCAAAAACaagctgcctcctccaggcttAATGTTGCCTTTTCCAAATTACTCTATATGACAtcattctttgttattttatttatagcaCTGCAACATTTATACTATttgaagttatattttatttttgtttgcttggttttcttCACCAGGTGTGGGGAGTGAAGTCCTGGAAAAGAGCATATGTGTGAGTCTAACGACCCGGCGACTGCCAGTTAAAAACATCAAGACCTACACCATCAAGGAGGGCTCCATGAGAGCAATCATGTGAGTTTGTCTCCCCAAAGCTGGGCTCAATGGAACACAGTGTACAGAAATGCTGCCCTCCTCAGGAAAAATAAGTCAGTGTGGAGGAAGGCCTCAACTTAGCCAACAGCTCCTTTGTTTTTCCATAGTAACCATGTCTTTATGTAGCACAAAATAATGATTATCACAAAAATTTCACAACCAAATAGAGCATCATCCTCCTTTGTGATTTAGCTTAGCAGAAGAATCTGACTGGGAACCCGATGAGTACTGTGCACAGTTCTGAGGGTTAGGGTTACAGATGGCTGGTTCAGATCAGGATTTGACCATATAGCTACACAGGTGCTTTGCTCCCCTCCTTCCCTACCCTATGGTGTGTTGGAGTAGAGTGCCATGTTTTACCAGTTGCCCTATCTCAAGGAAATGTGTCAAAAACTAGCCTACATGGTACCACTCTCTTTGCAGGATCACATTCTCAGAATAGCAGCTCTTCTCAACACACAAGTGCAGCTTTgtccaaagaaatgaagagaaatcacCTTTTGTCCAGAAAATAAGATGATTGTGTTTAGATATTTGAAAAGGAGGATGTGTAATTATTGGACTAGATGACCTCAGATGTCCAGTTTAGTTACAATATTTTGTAGCACTGATGAGAAAAGGCGCCTGTGAATTAAGGTGAACGAAGATGCTAGGTGTAACCCGGAGACACTTCTCCTTCATGTTAAAAAAGATCGTAGAAGAAAGATTCTCATTTTTGGTCTTGTGATTCTGAAAGACTATTTTGTCCGGTAATTTCTGCACAAGATCTTTTGTATTTGATCTGATCTTAACTCCTGGTTCCAAACCTTTGAGGATGTGACTAACTTTGCCTATCTTTTCCTTGGATTGCAGATTTATTACCAAACGGGGCCTTAAAGTCTGTGCTGACCCACAAGTTGAGTGGGTGAAAAAAGCAGTCGAAAGTGTGGACAAGACCACCAGAAGAAGAGTGATCCAGACCCAGCCTACAGGACCCCAACAAACCACCAAGACAGCTACGACCCTGACGACATAGTGGACTTCCAGCACCTTGTCCCCCTCACTAGCCAGCTAGCTCATTTCCCTTTACAAACTCATGGACTAATTAGATTATATTTACCTTTTATGAAAGCGCTGCATGagtcaaattattttcttatgtttttatttttcatgtctttcatATTCATTTAGATGttctaattaataaatatttattattaagaaTAGTCCAAAAGACTATTCACTATGTTTTGGGAAAAGTAATATATCATTTATGTTCTATTTTTGTTCTAACTATACCTCCCTTTGATGGTATCCATGATGGGAGAGATTTTGGCCAGTGTTTATCAGAGAGGAAAGCTATATTCATCATTCTTAGGTTCCAGCTTGAAGTGGTTCTCTACACATGAGTCACAAGTGACAACTGTGGCAATGGCAACAATTCAAGATTTCTTTCAACCTGTCTTTATAATGGAGCTCTGTTTATGGAATAAGGGAGAAAATAATCCAACTGTCACTGGGTTCCCATTCTGAGGGTCGGCTACTCAAAGAGTGATTTCACTCAAGTTTGATCTCTAGGAAATTCTCTcacctctctgtgtttcatttgaTCTCctgtgaaagggaaaaaagacagggCTTGCCAGTTCTTTCATTTGTCAAGGTAGCAAAGGTTAGACTTCTGGGGAAAAGATACTTTATGCAAATAAAAGTCAATGCTCTTTGAATTGGACAATGATCTCACTGCCTTTCTGTGATTTCTGTAATTGTCACTACTCCTGTTATCATACGAGTCATGCTTCTTTGCCAGTAAGCTTTTAATACCCCAAACACTGTCACCTGGAACATTTCTTGAATGTGATCATAATTTGCA
Proteins encoded in this window:
- the XCL1 gene encoding lymphotactin, whose protein sequence is MRPLLLALLGICCLTAQVVEGVGSEVLEKSICVSLTTRRLPVKNIKTYTIKEGSMRAIIFITKRGLKVCADPQVEWVKKAVESVDKTTRRRVIQTQPTGPQQTTKTATTLTT